A single Photobacterium toruni DNA region contains:
- a CDS encoding beta strand repeat-containing protein: MNTHLKPISVWVAAGLITVGAGLLSSQALAATAAGTDIKNLATVTYEDESGNSYTATSNEAIVTVAQIYSATIEQDLNTTGSPGQTVYLPHVLTNTGNGADTYTLTFAQNLPGTDTRGTDTIDATTLKLFNDANNNGQPDAGETEFTSGDTVTLNAGEQMNLMLAAAVPTTAVPGDTLGVTLEAEAHDGTAAPIDGSVTDIGDNNDALPDTNASLITVTNDAVVNITKSATHLENVGTETALGIDLDGDGGTDRELSLIRYTVTVSNTGNTDAKDVTIFDGIPDGTIYVASSTGGLYDASSSGLLTVNGDTPINFAANLVDESTHGVDLDQDGTNDTAENQIDGGLDLNSNGLTTDTAVPGVYAIDSQLASNTTISMTFYVAYSPETMEGDTEIGNVAYSCSDLNGDGDYDDAGECNDPNPTTAGPDPSNPTTTTTTTTTGVGIIDTGTETGTSGGGDSDGTDNNIQTVDTAAAGSEVFFYNKIINNGNTTDSFDLSTVNVSFPTGTTFEYWNADGTAQLVDTNGNVTPDSGPIDPSTCTDAAVTIDGITVNCNETLFRVVANLPSDAADSPTPFEATTTATSFNDATKTDSKTERLDNITGPTVDIANTPITTIDPAVDVDPVLLAGGVLTSADVATVFNDEPLGSTVIAPIYIANEGGSSDSFLLSAEGSYNGASWETALPTGWTVVFKHNGIDTDADGTVDIAATGNVITSTPTIPAGAVLWVNAEITIPSDPTQALADSDQTAAIDANSDGDMDYIISLVATSDASNASNRKVEAFDVVTDASIDITPASLSNQIEPGGSVTYDHTLGNNGNTTETVDLSSGNNMTGFNNTITIDTDGDGTPDTEVGNLCDAPVTTPIIVQQADGSTANVEVTCDATDGTDTVPSLTLEPGETIPMEVTVFAPTDATSGTNNLTTITAVSTTDPTVTAQGQDNSEVVKGQVRLYKYADLDTDCDGVADTDKTFLKEQTTNVEPGQCVVWKLIAVNEGTSDALNTVITDQLTEYSQFHAGGSLVSCRNTTDAGAVVALADATYPLQSDDLGPLCNPDGTTGTDVTGAVSGNTVTFTVGTLVPGDKAVGDFVVKID, encoded by the coding sequence ATGAATACGCATTTAAAACCTATAAGTGTATGGGTTGCAGCGGGGCTCATAACGGTAGGTGCAGGTTTACTATCTAGCCAAGCCCTTGCAGCTACTGCCGCCGGAACCGATATAAAAAACTTAGCAACAGTAACCTATGAAGATGAGTCAGGAAATAGTTACACCGCAACATCTAATGAAGCGATTGTAACTGTGGCTCAGATTTATAGTGCAACGATTGAGCAAGATCTCAATACTACTGGTTCTCCAGGTCAAACGGTATATTTGCCTCATGTATTAACCAATACCGGTAATGGTGCTGATACTTATACATTGACATTCGCGCAGAATCTACCAGGAACAGATACACGAGGAACGGATACGATTGATGCGACAACATTGAAACTCTTTAATGATGCTAATAATAATGGTCAACCAGATGCGGGTGAAACAGAATTTACTTCTGGTGATACCGTCACCTTGAATGCTGGTGAACAAATGAACTTAATGCTTGCCGCTGCGGTTCCTACAACGGCGGTTCCTGGTGATACACTTGGTGTGACATTAGAAGCTGAAGCTCATGATGGTACAGCTGCTCCTATTGATGGCTCGGTTACTGATATTGGTGATAACAATGATGCTTTACCTGATACTAACGCATCATTAATTACAGTAACAAATGATGCTGTGGTGAATATTACTAAATCAGCGACACATTTAGAGAATGTTGGTACGGAAACCGCTTTAGGTATTGATTTAGATGGTGATGGTGGTACTGATCGAGAGCTGAGTTTAATTCGTTATACAGTAACAGTGTCAAATACAGGTAATACAGACGCTAAAGATGTCACTATTTTTGATGGTATTCCTGATGGAACCATATATGTAGCGAGTAGTACTGGTGGCTTGTATGACGCATCAAGCAGTGGTTTGTTAACTGTTAATGGTGATACGCCTATTAATTTTGCTGCTAATTTAGTGGATGAATCTACACATGGTGTTGATTTAGACCAAGATGGTACTAATGATACTGCGGAAAATCAAATTGATGGTGGACTAGATCTCAATAGTAATGGCTTGACAACCGATACTGCAGTACCTGGCGTATATGCTATAGATAGTCAATTAGCTTCTAATACAACCATTTCAATGACTTTTTATGTAGCGTACTCTCCAGAAACAATGGAAGGTGATACTGAAATTGGCAACGTCGCTTATTCATGTTCAGATCTTAATGGTGATGGTGATTACGATGATGCTGGTGAATGTAATGATCCGAACCCTACAACAGCAGGTCCCGATCCATCAAACCCAACCACAACAACCACTACAACGACTACTGGTGTAGGTATTATTGATACTGGTACTGAAACAGGTACATCAGGCGGTGGTGATTCTGATGGTACTGATAATAATATTCAGACAGTAGATACTGCTGCGGCTGGTAGTGAAGTGTTCTTCTATAACAAGATCATTAATAACGGTAATACTACCGATAGCTTTGATCTTTCAACTGTAAATGTTAGTTTCCCAACAGGAACAACATTTGAATATTGGAATGCTGATGGTACAGCGCAACTTGTTGATACTAATGGTAATGTTACTCCAGATAGTGGTCCTATTGATCCTTCAACATGTACAGATGCCGCTGTAACTATCGATGGTATTACTGTCAATTGTAATGAGACATTGTTCCGTGTCGTTGCCAATCTGCCATCAGATGCTGCTGATTCTCCAACACCATTTGAAGCAACAACAACGGCTACTTCTTTTAATGATGCAACTAAAACGGATAGTAAAACTGAGCGTTTAGATAATATTACAGGTCCTACTGTTGATATTGCTAATACGCCAATTACTACCATTGACCCTGCCGTAGATGTCGATCCTGTACTTCTTGCGGGTGGCGTTCTTACTAGCGCAGATGTAGCAACTGTCTTTAATGATGAGCCTTTAGGTTCAACAGTTATAGCACCTATTTATATTGCTAATGAAGGCGGTAGTTCAGATTCATTCCTATTAAGTGCAGAAGGTAGTTATAACGGCGCAAGTTGGGAAACAGCATTACCAACTGGCTGGACTGTAGTATTCAAGCATAATGGTATTGATACTGATGCAGATGGTACGGTAGATATTGCTGCGACAGGCAATGTTATTACATCGACACCAACTATTCCTGCTGGCGCTGTATTATGGGTAAATGCTGAAATTACTATTCCATCGGATCCAACTCAAGCTTTAGCTGACAGTGATCAAACGGCAGCGATTGATGCTAATAGTGATGGTGATATGGATTATATCATTTCACTTGTTGCTACCTCAGACGCATCTAATGCATCTAACCGTAAGGTTGAAGCATTTGATGTCGTAACTGATGCAAGCATTGATATTACGCCTGCATCATTAAGCAATCAAATCGAACCAGGTGGTAGTGTTACTTATGACCACACGCTAGGTAATAATGGTAATACAACTGAGACTGTTGATTTAAGTTCAGGTAATAATATGACTGGATTTAATAATACAATTACGATTGATACTGATGGTGACGGTACGCCTGATACTGAAGTTGGTAACTTATGTGATGCTCCTGTCACAACACCAATTATTGTACAGCAAGCGGATGGTTCTACTGCAAATGTAGAAGTAACGTGTGATGCGACAGATGGTACAGATACGGTTCCATCGTTAACACTAGAACCAGGTGAAACCATTCCAATGGAAGTGACCGTATTTGCACCAACAGATGCAACATCTGGTACAAATAACCTAACAACAATTACTGCTGTATCAACAACAGATCCAACAGTGACAGCTCAAGGTCAAGATAACTCTGAGGTTGTTAAAGGTCAGGTCCGTCTTTATAAGTATGCTGATTTAGATACTGATTGTGATGGTGTGGCTGATACAGATAAGACCTTCTTAAAAGAGCAAACAACGAATGTTGAACCTGGACAGTGTGTTGTTTGGAAACTGATTGCTGTTAATGAAGGTACATCAGATGCGCTAAATACTGTTATTACAGACCAATTAACTGAGTACTCTCAATTCCATGCGGGTGGTAGCTTAGTAAGTTGTCGTAATACAACAGATGCTGGTGCTGTTGTAGCATTAGCTGACGCAACATATCCTTTACAATCAGATGACTTAGGTCCTTTATGTAATCCTGATGGTACAACGGGTACTGATGTTACTGGTGCAGTAAGTGGTAACACAGTGACCTTTACAGTAGGAACTCTTGTTCCTGGTGATAAAGCTGTCGGTGATTTCGTAGTAAAAATTGATTAA
- a CDS encoding OmpA family protein, producing MKLLTTSFLFLSVGISGCVSNQAIYADYGDLACGQTTTVVEGHYWPTVVNFDFDTKSLDKAQQRELDKAAQLLIMNPTLNIAVIGSADYSGKTGYNDKLAKARAVVVARYLEQQGVSSHRIITLGTGSREPFIISNNKTENRVNRRTQLILLGADFNPVSMQYNSVASHSSAK from the coding sequence ATGAAATTATTAACAACTTCTTTCTTATTTTTAAGTGTAGGGATTTCAGGCTGTGTTTCTAATCAAGCTATCTATGCCGATTATGGTGATCTCGCTTGTGGCCAGACGACGACGGTTGTTGAAGGACATTATTGGCCAACTGTTGTCAATTTTGATTTTGATACTAAATCATTAGATAAAGCGCAGCAGCGAGAACTCGATAAAGCGGCACAATTGTTAATAATGAATCCTACATTAAATATTGCCGTCATTGGCTCTGCTGATTATTCAGGAAAAACGGGTTATAACGATAAATTAGCAAAAGCAAGGGCCGTTGTTGTTGCGCGTTATTTAGAACAACAAGGCGTCTCTTCTCATCGAATAATAACGTTAGGTACGGGATCGAGAGAACCATTTATTATTTCTAATAATAAAACAGAAAACCGAGTAAATCGTCGCACGCAACTTATTCTTTTAGGCGCTGATTTTAATCCGGTTAGCATGCAATATAATTCAGTGGCTAGTCATTCTAGTGCAAAATAG
- a CDS encoding DUF11 domain-containing protein translates to MKNLLLIVIGCLMMSFSVYAEDDNLLVSKMDAYIVEVNNKGEEKLVKAEKAVPKDKIEYKLTYTNNSEKPLNGLIITGPIPENTFYIANTSNTKIKSNFLVSIDGGKTFEKEPVKREIMKDGKKVEIIIPPEKYTAVRWIPLTPINAKEKQVFAYRIEVE, encoded by the coding sequence ATGAAGAATTTATTATTGATAGTGATTGGCTGTTTGATGATGTCTTTTTCTGTTTATGCGGAAGATGATAACTTATTAGTAAGTAAAATGGATGCATATATAGTTGAAGTAAATAACAAAGGAGAAGAAAAATTAGTAAAAGCAGAGAAAGCAGTACCAAAAGATAAAATCGAATATAAGTTAACGTATACAAATAATAGCGAAAAGCCTTTGAATGGCTTAATTATCACAGGACCAATTCCTGAAAATACTTTTTATATTGCCAATACAAGTAACACAAAAATCAAATCGAATTTTTTAGTTAGTATTGATGGAGGTAAAACATTTGAAAAAGAGCCAGTGAAACGCGAAATAATGAAAGATGGGAAAAAAGTTGAAATTATTATTCCACCTGAGAAATATACCGCTGTTCGCTGGATACCATTAACGCCTATTAATGCTAAGGAAAAACAAGTTTTTGCTTATCGCATCGAAGTTGAATAA